Proteins co-encoded in one Paenibacillus thermoaerophilus genomic window:
- a CDS encoding GerAB/ArcD/ProY family transporter: MIEKARISPSQLGMMMYLATTPTAILSTPAITYIFAKEDLWISPFWAFSGVIAVYVALQLHRMYPGLNLVQASERIVGRFLGKIIGFMFPLYYLYLNGIVVREYGEFVVGAFLLNTPLIVVTGSMVLICAIAVRGGVEILGRFSELFLPAFLALFLFILVPIIPDLKLSNMLPIMGEGIRPSIEGSFVLQTWFAELITVSYFLPYVADQGKAKISIWITFLMVVLTLVVSNLATLLLLGDITGSFTYPFLILARYIDLAEFFTHLESLYMAIWVLGAFVKICVFHYVTALGAAQWMRLSDYRPLVLPLGLLLVLFSIWVAPNYQELTHAISTSVTLSIMTVFVILPALLFCMAVVRNRLAGKAARR; encoded by the coding sequence ATGATCGAAAAAGCGAGAATTTCCCCTTCCCAATTGGGAATGATGATGTATTTGGCCACCACCCCTACAGCGATTCTCTCCACCCCTGCGATTACGTACATATTTGCGAAAGAGGATCTGTGGATTTCGCCTTTCTGGGCTTTTAGCGGGGTGATTGCCGTTTATGTCGCGTTGCAGCTCCATCGCATGTATCCCGGCCTCAATCTCGTCCAGGCAAGCGAACGCATCGTCGGCCGGTTCCTCGGAAAGATCATCGGGTTCATGTTCCCGTTATATTATTTGTATCTCAACGGCATTGTCGTCCGGGAATACGGCGAATTCGTAGTCGGTGCCTTCCTGCTCAATACCCCGCTTATCGTGGTGACGGGCAGCATGGTGCTGATCTGCGCCATAGCCGTACGCGGAGGCGTGGAGATTTTGGGAAGGTTTTCCGAACTGTTTCTTCCCGCCTTTCTCGCGTTGTTTTTATTCATCCTTGTTCCGATCATTCCCGATCTGAAATTGTCGAATATGCTTCCAATCATGGGAGAAGGGATTAGGCCTTCGATCGAGGGATCGTTCGTCCTGCAAACCTGGTTTGCCGAATTGATCACCGTGTCGTATTTTCTTCCTTATGTGGCGGATCAAGGAAAGGCGAAAATAAGTATCTGGATTACGTTTTTAATGGTAGTCCTGACACTGGTTGTGTCCAATCTGGCGACCCTGCTGCTTCTGGGGGACATAACGGGCAGCTTTACGTATCCCTTTCTGATTCTTGCGAGGTACATCGACCTGGCCGAGTTTTTCACCCATTTGGAATCGCTGTACATGGCCATTTGGGTGTTGGGCGCGTTTGTGAAAATCTGCGTATTCCATTACGTGACCGCTCTTGGCGCCGCCCAATGGATGAGATTGTCCGATTATCGACCGCTTGTGCTTCCGCTCGGCTTGCTGTTAGTGTTGTTCAGCATATGGGTTGCGCCCAATTATCAGGAATTGACGCATGCGATATCAACGTCCGTGACCCTCTCGATCATGACGGTGTTCGTGATTCTTCCCGCGCTGCTGTTCTGCATGGCTGTCGTAAGAAACCGATTGGCCGGCAAGGCGGCCAGGAGGTAG
- a CDS encoding Ger(x)C family spore germination protein, translating into MDLRRKTVLLLLTLSIQALLLSGCWDSTEVNNLAIITAIGLDQSEDHQMELSVKIYLTSPASPQQMGGFSSDSGGAGRSIVRSVKGLTMAAAAAQLQQVLTRKVFWGQAEVLVIGESLAKEGIGEPMEYFTRHPAPRERVHVLVSKTTAKDVLRLEPPIERSIAKALREMAESQTGLSITIKELLQMIAGKSRAAVIPLVQIEPEQGAQEAFPFLNGTAVLKNGKMVGRMNDNATRGVLWLRNEIKRATTTISPKNADGYISFQLLRSYTELVPHIQGNDWSVTVRFNTIDDIVENTTDLDLADPKYVKQLETELGAVIEHRANMALTQAQKEMKADIFGFADAFYHKYPKEWNRNKNRWDEIYPNLKVKLETNPKISRPGMTGKSIFKPKQE; encoded by the coding sequence ATGGATCTCAGACGCAAAACCGTTCTTCTCCTCTTAACCCTGTCTATACAGGCGCTATTGCTATCCGGCTGTTGGGACAGTACGGAAGTGAACAATTTGGCGATCATTACAGCTATCGGTTTGGATCAGTCGGAAGATCATCAAATGGAGCTGTCTGTCAAAATATATCTGACGTCACCCGCATCTCCTCAACAGATGGGAGGGTTCTCCAGCGATAGCGGGGGGGCCGGACGGTCGATCGTACGGTCGGTGAAAGGATTGACCATGGCGGCTGCGGCAGCCCAATTGCAGCAGGTGCTCACCCGCAAAGTGTTTTGGGGGCAGGCCGAGGTGCTCGTTATTGGGGAAAGCCTGGCGAAAGAAGGAATTGGTGAACCGATGGAATATTTTACGCGTCACCCCGCTCCGAGGGAACGGGTACACGTACTCGTCAGCAAAACGACAGCGAAAGATGTTCTGCGGCTTGAGCCCCCTATTGAGCGCTCGATTGCCAAAGCGCTGCGGGAAATGGCCGAGTCGCAAACCGGACTGAGTATCACGATAAAAGAACTGCTGCAAATGATAGCCGGCAAATCCAGGGCGGCTGTCATTCCATTGGTGCAAATCGAACCGGAACAAGGAGCCCAGGAAGCGTTTCCGTTTTTGAACGGAACGGCCGTATTGAAAAACGGGAAAATGGTCGGGCGCATGAACGATAACGCAACCCGGGGGGTCCTGTGGCTGAGAAACGAAATCAAAAGGGCAACCACAACCATTTCCCCGAAAAACGCAGACGGTTATATTTCCTTCCAGCTGCTGAGAAGCTATACGGAATTGGTTCCGCACATTCAGGGGAACGATTGGAGCGTCACCGTCCGGTTCAACACGATTGACGACATCGTCGAAAATACAACGGACCTGGATCTTGCCGATCCGAAGTATGTCAAACAATTGGAAACAGAATTGGGAGCCGTAATCGAACATCGTGCGAACATGGCCCTGACACAAGCCCAAAAAGAAATGAAAGCGGACATTTTCGGTTTTGCCGATGCTTTTTACCACAAGTATCCGAAAGAATGGAATCGAAACAAAAACCGCTGGGACGAAATTTATCCGAATCTGAAAGTCAAGCTGGAGACGAACCCTAAAATTTCCAGGCCAGGAATGACAGGCAAAAGCATTTTTAAGCCGAAACAGGAGTGA
- a CDS encoding spore germination protein yields the protein MRKYFWNRPPRSDQRHTAIAGPRDHDPQTQTALSENLDETLQLLQSIYANCSDVIFHEFLIGDQTRAVLLYIDGLTNTDELDQHVLAPLQEEFSREYTLANIRQKIAVSSIKQVQRAADVIEEVSGGNPVLIMEQENQGLSIGLSKWDKRAIEEPKAESVLRGPREGFIESLRTNTSLLRRKVRTPDLKILSMNIGTYSATPIAIAYIEGIAAPSLVEEVMSRLRRIEIDGILSSAYIEELIEDNPYSPFPQLLSTERPDVASAYLLEGHVVVMIDGTPSALIAPVTFLALLQSPEDYYERYVVGTAIRWLRYLFFAISLLGPSVYVAVITFHQEMIPPPLLLTMVRSREQVPFPALAEALLMESMFEALREAGARLPKQIGTAVSIVGALVIGQAAIAAGIVSAPMVMVVAITGIASFMAPRFTVGMAVRLLRFPMMFLAGFLGFLGVILGVIVILNHLLTLRSFGVPYLSPLAPMKGRDLKDILWRAPRWMMNTRPHLTGMWNPYRQAPGRRQGPDQGDEGR from the coding sequence ATGAGAAAATATTTTTGGAATCGACCGCCGCGTTCCGATCAGCGACATACGGCAATCGCAGGTCCGCGAGACCATGATCCGCAAACTCAAACGGCACTTTCCGAAAATCTGGACGAAACCCTCCAACTGCTTCAGAGCATCTACGCGAATTGTTCCGACGTCATTTTTCACGAATTTTTGATTGGCGATCAAACCAGAGCCGTTCTTCTATACATCGACGGTCTTACCAATACCGATGAGCTTGATCAGCATGTGCTCGCGCCGCTGCAGGAGGAATTTTCCCGGGAATACACGCTTGCGAACATTCGCCAAAAAATCGCCGTCTCGTCTATAAAACAGGTGCAACGCGCAGCGGATGTCATTGAAGAAGTATCCGGCGGGAATCCGGTTCTGATCATGGAACAGGAAAATCAAGGATTGTCGATTGGATTGTCCAAGTGGGATAAACGCGCCATTGAAGAACCTAAGGCCGAGTCGGTTTTACGGGGGCCAAGGGAAGGATTCATCGAATCGCTGCGGACCAATACGTCTTTGCTGCGGCGGAAAGTAAGAACCCCGGACCTGAAAATCCTATCGATGAACATCGGGACCTATTCCGCAACGCCGATCGCCATTGCCTATATCGAAGGAATTGCAGCTCCTTCATTAGTCGAGGAAGTGATGAGCCGGCTGCGGCGGATTGAGATCGACGGAATATTGTCAAGCGCGTATATCGAGGAATTGATTGAAGACAATCCGTATTCTCCTTTCCCTCAGCTTCTTTCGACGGAACGGCCGGATGTGGCAAGCGCCTATCTGTTGGAAGGGCATGTCGTCGTAATGATCGACGGCACTCCCAGTGCGCTGATCGCTCCGGTGACATTTCTTGCCTTGCTGCAATCGCCCGAAGATTATTATGAGCGATACGTTGTCGGTACGGCGATCCGTTGGCTGCGTTATTTGTTTTTCGCCATCTCCTTGCTGGGGCCTTCAGTATACGTCGCCGTCATTACGTTTCACCAGGAAATGATTCCGCCTCCCCTTCTGTTAACGATGGTGAGATCGCGCGAACAAGTGCCGTTTCCCGCTCTTGCGGAGGCCTTGCTTATGGAATCCATGTTCGAAGCGCTGCGCGAGGCCGGCGCCAGACTGCCCAAGCAGATCGGAACCGCCGTCAGCATTGTCGGGGCGCTTGTCATCGGTCAAGCGGCGATTGCCGCCGGAATCGTATCCGCTCCGATGGTGATGGTTGTGGCCATTACGGGGATTGCTTCGTTTATGGCTCCCCGGTTTACCGTCGGAATGGCCGTCAGGCTGCTTCGTTTCCCCATGATGTTCCTTGCAGGGTTCCTGGGATTCCTCGGCGTGATCCTGGGGGTGATTGTTATTTTGAATCATCTTCTCACCCTTCGTTCTTTCGGGGTTCCCTATTTATCGCCTCTGGCGCCGATGAAAGGCCGCGACTTGAAAGATATACTATGGCGGGCTCCGCGTTGGATGATGAACACGCGCCCGCACTTGACCGGAATGTGGAACCCCTATCGGCAGGCCCCAGGGAGACGGCAAGGTCCGGACCAAGGGGATGAAGGGAGATAA
- a CDS encoding heterocycloanthracin/sonorensin family bacteriocin: MDHFKKELKKLKVSEFNAGEATPWNQQNQNQHEPDPSRLCVLFCGGFCGGFCGGFCSTQCFNCFRCQNCFRCQNCFQCARCQNCARCR; the protein is encoded by the coding sequence ATGGATCATTTCAAAAAAGAACTGAAAAAGTTGAAGGTTTCGGAATTTAATGCGGGAGAGGCGACGCCCTGGAATCAACAGAACCAGAACCAGCACGAGCCCGATCCGTCTCGTCTGTGCGTCTTGTTCTGCGGAGGCTTTTGCGGCGGATTTTGCGGAGGATTTTGCTCTACGCAATGTTTTAACTGTTTCCGATGTCAAAATTGTTTCCGTTGTCAAAACTGCTTCCAATGCGCCCGTTGCCAAAACTGTGCCCGCTGCCGGTAA
- a CDS encoding putative thiazole-containing bacteriocin maturation protein — MMDLSPLVRLKVKNDTFFFPDDNGGVYFRNNRVSFRMEGETIDQWIENLLPVLNGEHTLEELTDGLPDEYRARVYEIAQVLYRNGFVRDVSRDRPHQLDDGVLRKYASQIEFLDNFGDSGAYRFQTYRQAKVLAVGSGPFMVSLASALLESGLPRFHLLITDSAPTNRQRLAELAAHARQTDPEVAVEEVAQGNNGANSWRETVRPYDAVVYVSQEGDVEELRAINAACREEKKIWLPAICLEQAGLAGPLAHPQAGGCWESALRRLHRSAILKDPKSHAFSSTAGAMLANVVAFELLKTVAGVNESAGANKFFLLDLETLEGSWHSFFPHPMANGLAAAERIEDFELRLEHGSGATEPNRLLPYFSRLTSAESGIFHLWEEGELKQLPLAQCRVQAADPLSEGPAGLLPETICAGLTHEEARREAGLAGIEAYVSRMAGRLVPPLPSHSDEAREFIGVGAGETVAEGISRALHKCLEEAWRKRPADGQPAIVPVRMGAVEDERCRFYLQALTTWHGAPPEIGLGTEVHGFPAVWVGANGSWHGSVGLHPTLALREALKRALQTAQNAGAGLPPHAPEASPALPDEHAAPPELAIPAIEEASRAEVLRSALRILQRNGKRLLVFDLAREPFLQEELAGVFGVLLTEGESR, encoded by the coding sequence ATGATGGATTTGAGCCCTTTGGTGCGTCTGAAAGTGAAAAACGACACGTTTTTTTTCCCCGACGACAACGGCGGCGTTTATTTTCGGAACAATCGGGTCTCCTTCCGTATGGAAGGCGAGACGATCGACCAGTGGATCGAAAATCTGTTGCCGGTGTTGAACGGCGAACATACGCTGGAAGAGCTGACCGACGGATTGCCGGACGAATACCGGGCCCGGGTGTACGAAATCGCGCAAGTCTTGTACCGCAACGGATTTGTCCGGGACGTAAGCCGGGACCGTCCGCACCAACTGGACGATGGCGTTCTCCGAAAATACGCTTCCCAAATCGAATTTTTGGACAACTTCGGGGATTCGGGCGCTTACCGCTTTCAAACGTATCGGCAGGCAAAAGTGTTGGCGGTCGGCTCCGGCCCGTTTATGGTTTCGTTGGCGTCGGCGCTGTTGGAATCCGGATTGCCCCGGTTTCACTTGCTGATTACGGATTCGGCGCCGACCAACCGGCAGCGGTTGGCGGAGCTGGCGGCGCATGCCCGCCAAACGGACCCCGAGGTGGCGGTTGAAGAGGTCGCCCAGGGAAACAACGGAGCGAATTCCTGGCGGGAGACGGTGCGGCCGTACGACGCGGTCGTATACGTGTCGCAGGAAGGCGACGTTGAGGAACTGCGGGCGATAAACGCGGCTTGCCGGGAGGAGAAGAAAATATGGCTACCTGCCATATGTCTTGAGCAGGCGGGTCTGGCGGGCCCGCTGGCTCATCCGCAAGCCGGAGGATGTTGGGAATCGGCGCTGCGCCGGCTGCACCGGTCCGCCATTCTGAAAGACCCGAAGTCGCACGCCTTCTCTTCCACAGCCGGTGCGATGTTAGCCAATGTAGTCGCGTTTGAACTGTTGAAAACGGTCGCGGGCGTAAACGAATCTGCAGGGGCAAACAAATTTTTCCTGCTTGATCTGGAGACGTTGGAAGGAAGCTGGCATTCGTTCTTCCCTCATCCGATGGCGAACGGACTTGCGGCGGCCGAACGGATCGAAGATTTCGAACTTCGGCTCGAACACGGCTCGGGCGCAACGGAGCCCAACCGGCTGCTTCCATATTTCAGCCGGTTGACATCGGCCGAATCGGGAATCTTTCACCTTTGGGAGGAAGGGGAATTAAAGCAGCTTCCGTTGGCCCAATGCCGCGTTCAGGCGGCCGACCCGCTGTCGGAGGGACCTGCCGGGCTGTTGCCGGAGACGATCTGCGCGGGGCTGACCCATGAGGAAGCGCGGCGGGAGGCGGGGCTGGCGGGGATCGAAGCGTATGTGTCGCGAATGGCCGGCCGGCTTGTGCCGCCGCTCCCCTCCCATTCGGACGAAGCCCGGGAATTTATCGGCGTCGGCGCGGGCGAGACGGTTGCGGAAGGCATCAGCCGAGCCTTGCACAAATGTCTGGAGGAAGCATGGCGCAAACGGCCGGCGGACGGGCAGCCTGCCATTGTGCCGGTGCGGATGGGTGCGGTCGAGGACGAACGCTGCCGGTTTTATTTGCAGGCGTTGACCACATGGCATGGCGCGCCGCCGGAGATCGGCCTGGGGACGGAAGTGCACGGCTTCCCTGCGGTGTGGGTCGGCGCGAACGGGAGCTGGCACGGCAGCGTGGGCTTGCATCCGACATTGGCGCTGCGGGAGGCGCTGAAGCGGGCGCTGCAAACCGCGCAAAACGCCGGGGCCGGACTCCCGCCGCACGCGCCGGAAGCATCGCCCGCGCTTCCGGACGAACACGCGGCGCCGCCGGAACTTGCAATTCCCGCGATTGAAGAGGCGTCCCGCGCGGAAGTGCTGCGGTCCGCCTTGCGGATATTGCAACGGAACGGCAAGCGGCTGCTGGTCTTCGATCTGGCGCGGGAACCGTTTTTGCAAGAGGAACTGGCGGGAGTGTTCGGTGTGTTGCTGACAGAGGGGGAATCCCGGTGA